Proteins encoded by one window of Agrobacterium vitis:
- a CDS encoding glycoside hydrolase family 2 TIM barrel-domain containing protein encodes MTTNTLPATAHLDWLSDPKVFAVGRLSAHSDHIVYPDEASAAAGSASPLRQSLDGTWKFVSATSATERPEGFHQPDFDRSGFGDIIVPGAMQLQGHGRPQYVNTQYPWDGHEALALGQAAGANRVGCYARTFRLDPALAGQRIILTFDGVETAFYVWLNGRFIGYAEDSFTPSRFDITDALIDGNNLLAVEVYHRSSGAWLEDQDFWRLSGIMRPVRLEAWRSLHIRDLFVTTDLADDFNSGSLRLRLALDLADTETASLGVTLYDPNGDTVLSATFDAAINMDIALPVTAPHLWSAETPHLYRLMLVLKDRNGATVEAVPQPIGFRRFEMRDGVMRLNGQRIVFRGINRHDFHPRRGRALTVEDMLWDVLFFKRNNINAVRTSHYPNRSEFYALCDQHGLYVIDEANLETHGTWSVETLDPDKVLPGDRDEWRPAVLDRAANMLERDKNHPCVLIWSCGNESYGGSVIADMADWFRDRDPSRLVHYEGVFHDRRFDARSSDMESRMYARPQDIEDYLRSNPSKPFVSCEYTHAMGNSCGGMHLYTDLTYRYDQCQGGFIWEYIEQALYGTRPDGSEGLLFGGDFADRPTDYSFCCDGIITADRQLTPKVQEIKALYQPVRLIPDAHGVKVINDNLFLNLDAFYLRYYLLKDGVAVAEGQADIALAAQEQTYLRLSVPVTQQPGEYALQCSLRERHERAWAPADHEVAFGEHAWTVADEKPSSVSRPLTRAEGSYNLGISDGHSRTLFCRRFGGPVSLVNTAGVEFLERPPLPIFWRAPTDNDRGAGFGFKFGSWRRASLDQKQASYTYRDTGADYRFALPDSSMQATVSYRYEEDGAIAVTAHWPGDASLPSLPLFGLTIPMPATFNRFRYYGLGPEENHIDRAHGARLGIYERAVADNVTPYVIPQESGNRTGVRWADLFDADGNTLRFEAVDMPFELGVSPYTAFQLEAAARPYDLPPANRTIVTLMARQMGVGGDDSWGALPHPQYMIEPGEPLTLTFRMRVMAG; translated from the coding sequence GTGACGACCAATACTCTGCCTGCCACAGCACATCTCGATTGGCTTTCCGATCCCAAGGTTTTTGCCGTCGGGCGGTTGTCTGCCCATTCCGATCATATCGTCTATCCCGATGAAGCATCCGCTGCGGCGGGATCTGCCTCTCCGCTTCGCCAGAGCCTGGATGGCACCTGGAAGTTCGTCTCCGCCACATCAGCAACTGAGCGCCCTGAAGGTTTTCACCAGCCAGACTTCGACCGCAGCGGCTTCGGCGACATTATCGTGCCTGGCGCCATGCAGTTGCAGGGCCATGGCCGCCCGCAATATGTCAACACCCAATATCCCTGGGACGGCCATGAGGCGCTGGCGCTTGGGCAGGCCGCCGGGGCCAACCGGGTCGGCTGCTATGCCCGGACCTTCCGACTTGACCCGGCCCTTGCCGGCCAGCGGATCATTCTGACCTTCGACGGTGTCGAGACCGCCTTCTATGTCTGGCTGAACGGTCGTTTTATTGGCTATGCCGAAGACAGTTTCACGCCCTCACGCTTCGATATTACCGATGCGCTGATTGACGGCAACAACCTGCTGGCCGTCGAGGTCTATCACCGCTCTTCCGGCGCCTGGCTCGAAGACCAGGATTTCTGGCGTCTGTCGGGCATCATGCGGCCCGTGCGGCTGGAGGCCTGGCGGAGCCTGCATATCCGCGACCTGTTCGTCACCACAGATCTTGCTGATGATTTCAACAGTGGCTCCCTGCGCCTGCGGCTGGCCCTCGACTTGGCGGATACAGAAACGGCCAGTCTTGGCGTGACGCTGTATGATCCAAACGGCGATACCGTGCTGTCGGCCACCTTCGATGCCGCAATCAATATGGATATCGCCCTGCCCGTCACCGCCCCGCATCTGTGGAGTGCCGAGACGCCGCATCTCTATCGCCTGATGCTTGTCCTGAAGGATAGGAACGGCGCAACAGTCGAGGCCGTGCCGCAGCCGATCGGTTTTCGCCGGTTTGAAATGCGCGATGGGGTGATGCGCCTCAATGGCCAGCGCATCGTTTTCCGTGGCATCAACAGGCATGATTTCCATCCACGCCGTGGACGTGCGCTGACGGTCGAGGACATGCTTTGGGATGTACTGTTCTTCAAGCGCAACAATATCAATGCGGTGCGCACCAGCCATTACCCAAACCGCAGCGAGTTCTACGCGCTCTGCGACCAGCACGGCCTCTATGTGATCGATGAGGCCAATCTTGAAACCCATGGCACCTGGTCGGTCGAGACCCTGGACCCGGACAAAGTCCTGCCCGGCGACCGCGACGAATGGCGGCCCGCCGTGCTCGACCGTGCCGCCAACATGCTGGAGCGCGACAAGAACCATCCTTGCGTGCTGATCTGGTCCTGCGGCAATGAGAGCTATGGCGGCAGCGTGATTGCCGATATGGCCGATTGGTTTAGGGACCGCGATCCCTCCCGCCTCGTCCATTACGAAGGCGTGTTCCACGACCGTCGCTTTGATGCGCGCTCCAGTGACATGGAAAGCCGGATGTATGCGCGCCCGCAGGACATCGAGGACTACCTGCGCAGCAACCCGTCCAAGCCTTTTGTGTCCTGCGAATATACCCATGCGATGGGCAATTCCTGCGGCGGCATGCATCTCTATACCGACCTCACCTATCGTTATGATCAGTGCCAGGGCGGCTTTATCTGGGAATATATCGAACAGGCCCTCTACGGCACCCGCCCGGATGGCAGCGAAGGCCTGCTGTTTGGCGGCGATTTTGCCGACCGTCCGACCGATTACAGCTTCTGCTGCGACGGCATTATCACCGCTGACCGGCAATTGACCCCAAAAGTCCAGGAAATCAAGGCGCTTTACCAGCCTGTCCGGCTAATCCCGGACGCGCACGGCGTCAAGGTGATCAATGACAACCTGTTCTTGAACCTCGACGCTTTCTACCTCAGATATTACCTGCTGAAGGATGGTGTCGCGGTGGCAGAAGGGCAGGCCGATATTGCGCTTGCGGCCCAGGAACAGACCTATCTGCGTCTGTCCGTGCCTGTCACGCAGCAGCCGGGCGAATATGCCCTGCAATGCTCCCTGCGCGAACGCCATGAGCGCGCCTGGGCACCGGCTGACCACGAAGTGGCGTTTGGCGAGCATGCCTGGACCGTGGCAGACGAAAAACCAAGCTCGGTTTCCCGTCCCCTCACCCGCGCCGAAGGCAGCTACAATCTCGGCATTTCCGATGGCCACAGCCGCACCTTGTTCTGCCGTCGCTTTGGCGGACCGGTATCGCTGGTCAATACGGCGGGCGTGGAGTTCCTGGAACGGCCGCCCCTGCCGATCTTCTGGCGCGCGCCGACCGACAATGACCGGGGCGCAGGCTTCGGCTTCAAATTCGGTAGCTGGCGTCGCGCTAGCCTCGACCAGAAACAGGCTTCCTATACCTATCGTGACACCGGGGCCGATTATCGCTTTGCCCTACCTGACAGCAGCATGCAGGCCACGGTGTCCTACCGCTATGAGGAGGATGGCGCGATTGCCGTCACCGCCCATTGGCCGGGCGATGCCAGCCTGCCCTCGCTGCCACTGTTCGGCCTGACGATCCCCATGCCAGCAACCTTCAACCGCTTCCGTTATTATGGACTTGGACCGGAGGAAAATCACATCGACCGCGCCCATGGCGCACGGCTTGGCATTTACGAGCGCGCGGTGGCCGACAATGTCACGCCCTATGTCATCCCGCAGGAATCCGGAAACCGAACCGGCGTGCGCTGGGCCGATCTGTTC
- a CDS encoding ROK family transcriptional regulator — translation MNLWTSTPPMLRQISVRAAMDILLHQGPTSRADLAKKTGLSKQTMSEVIRTLETAGWVRVKGIVSGKVGRSAVTYEVAPDAGFVIGLDIGATTIRVAIADIAGTIVQEAEKSAGERGGEALLAHVSGIVEASLKKARIPRSKVLLAAVAMPGVVDPETGRLSLAPNLSEIGSLDVIKALQGLFSCDVIVENDVNAAVIGESWKGSGIGLDSVAFVSLGTGIGLGVLVNGKLMRGAKGAAGEIAYLPFGTDPYSSESLERGALECAIGARGILERYGNPGDGGMTVRDILEAAEKGEAKALATVQETARLAALLVVSVHAMLDPGKIILGGNVGRNPLMVRMVKEALASSTRSCISLEASTLQSRATLVGAVAIALNQLHNALFSPQDLPSEMRLPA, via the coding sequence ATGAATCTCTGGACGAGCACACCGCCGATGTTACGCCAGATCTCCGTTCGTGCCGCCATGGACATTCTTCTGCACCAGGGGCCGACATCGCGGGCGGATCTGGCAAAAAAGACCGGCCTGTCGAAACAGACGATGTCCGAGGTCATCCGCACGCTTGAGACAGCGGGCTGGGTCCGGGTCAAGGGCATCGTGTCCGGCAAGGTCGGGCGCAGCGCCGTGACCTATGAAGTCGCACCGGATGCCGGTTTCGTCATTGGCCTGGATATTGGTGCAACGACCATTCGGGTGGCGATTGCCGATATTGCCGGGACAATTGTGCAGGAAGCCGAGAAGTCAGCCGGGGAGCGTGGTGGAGAGGCCCTTCTGGCCCATGTCAGCGGCATTGTCGAAGCGTCGCTTAAAAAGGCGCGTATTCCCCGCAGCAAGGTTCTTCTTGCTGCCGTGGCCATGCCGGGGGTGGTCGATCCTGAAACCGGTCGGCTTTCCCTTGCCCCGAACCTCTCTGAAATCGGCAGTCTCGATGTGATCAAGGCCTTGCAGGGCCTGTTTAGCTGCGATGTCATCGTCGAAAACGATGTCAATGCGGCAGTGATCGGCGAAAGCTGGAAAGGCAGTGGCATCGGTCTCGATTCGGTTGCGTTCGTATCGCTGGGAACCGGTATTGGCCTTGGTGTTCTCGTCAATGGCAAGTTGATGCGCGGGGCCAAAGGGGCGGCGGGCGAAATCGCCTATCTACCGTTTGGCACCGATCCCTATAGCTCTGAAAGTCTGGAGCGCGGCGCGCTGGAATGCGCGATTGGCGCACGCGGCATTCTGGAGCGCTATGGCAATCCCGGAGACGGCGGGATGACCGTTCGCGATATTCTCGAAGCGGCTGAAAAGGGCGAAGCAAAGGCGCTGGCGACGGTGCAGGAGACCGCCCGGCTGGCGGCTTTGCTGGTGGTTTCGGTTCACGCCATGCTTGATCCAGGCAAGATTATTCTGGGCGGCAATGTTGGTCGCAATCCGTTGATGGTGCGCATGGTCAAGGAGGCGTTGGCAAGTTCGACCCGCAGCTGCATTTCGCTTGAGGCCAGCACACTTCAGTCCCGCGCCACCCTGGTTGGCGCGGTGGCCATCGCGCTCAACCAGCTTCACAATGCGCTGTTTTCTCCCCAGGACCTTCCAAGCGAAATGCGCCTGCCAGCCTGA
- a CDS encoding formate/nitrite transporter family protein, with product MPDIAEQEADKEAQPSNAMSEEDKQDIGERGSGSPKVVHEVVRLQGDEELGRPLQSLLFSGFAAGVAICASLLAEAFLHARLPDTPWRVLIVSLGYTVGFVIVILGNLQLFTETTVTAVLPIAAHPTRRNLFRLVRLWVTVLLANLLGTFFIAVLMENQLIIGAEQREAILDISRAILGHDFAATLLLATPAGFLIASIAWILPNARGNEFWVIVMITYTVALGGFSHVVAGSGEAWLLMLAGETSVWGAIGGFILPTLIGNIIGGTGLFAVVAHCQVRDELKPE from the coding sequence ATGCCTGATATCGCCGAACAGGAAGCCGACAAGGAGGCGCAGCCCTCCAACGCCATGTCGGAGGAAGACAAACAGGATATTGGCGAGCGAGGGTCCGGTTCGCCCAAGGTGGTCCATGAAGTCGTTCGTCTGCAAGGCGATGAGGAATTGGGCCGCCCGCTTCAGTCCCTGCTTTTTTCGGGCTTTGCTGCCGGGGTCGCAATCTGTGCATCCCTGCTGGCGGAGGCTTTCCTGCACGCGCGACTACCCGACACGCCTTGGCGGGTGTTGATCGTCTCCCTTGGCTATACCGTCGGCTTCGTGATCGTCATTCTGGGCAATCTGCAACTGTTTACCGAAACGACCGTCACCGCCGTGCTTCCTATCGCCGCCCACCCGACACGTCGCAACCTTTTCCGGCTTGTTCGCCTATGGGTGACGGTGCTGCTGGCCAATCTGCTCGGAACATTTTTCATCGCGGTGCTCATGGAAAACCAGCTCATCATCGGCGCCGAGCAGCGCGAGGCGATATTGGATATTTCCAGGGCGATCCTCGGGCATGATTTTGCAGCGACATTGCTGCTTGCCACGCCTGCGGGCTTTCTGATTGCCTCAATCGCCTGGATTCTCCCCAATGCCCGAGGCAATGAGTTTTGGGTGATCGTGATGATTACCTATACGGTGGCGCTTGGCGGGTTCAGCCATGTCGTCGCCGGGTCTGGAGAGGCCTGGCTGCTGATGCTGGCGGGCGAAACAAGCGTCTGGGGCGCTATCGGCGGCTTCATCCTTCCAACGTTGATCGGCAATATCATCGGCGGCACCGGACTGTTTGCCGTTGTTGCCCATTGCCAGGTCCGCGATGAACTCAAGCCGGAGTGA